The following are encoded in a window of Deinococcus apachensis DSM 19763 genomic DNA:
- a CDS encoding S9 family peptidase — protein MPDQDQTVYPYGAWPSPISSEAITAAIVGVSDLTVDGPDIYWIEVRPAEGGRSVLVRRGEDGTVSDVTPAPFNVRTRVHEYGGRCYAVQASTVYFSHFDDGRLYQQASGETPEPITPELDVRYADMVLDLPRGRLIAVREDHRGGPREPRNELVAVKLTGENPEGGVVLATGADFYASPRLSPDETRLAWVEWDHPNMPWDDTRLMLADVAEDGTLREVRQVAGGRGESALEPRWSPAGVLHFVSDRTGWWNLYRLGTQVEALYPMEAEFSGPHWVFGLAQYTFLSEDRLMCAYNQGGQSHLAVLDHDGEGWQLRNLDTTFTLTWDLQAQGSRVVCLAGAPDRRPCIVRFSEEGDVEVLQESDAFRMNPQDLSVPEAITFPTEEGQTAHAFFYPPRNARARGPQGERPPLLVISHGGPTGATFAVLNPFVQFWTTRGFAVLDVNYGGSTGFGRAYRERLRGQWGVVDVQDCVNAARFVAERGDVDAQRMAITGGSAGGYTVLCALTFHDVFTAGASHFGLSDVETFTQDTHKFESRYLDGLIGPYPEMKELYQARSPIHFTEQLSRPVVFFQGLEDKVVPPDQAKRMFEAVRSRGLPTALVEFEGEGHGFRRAENIQRALEGELQFYGQVFGFTPPGLSATLSIENVSVS, from the coding sequence ATGCCTGATCAGGACCAGACGGTGTACCCGTACGGCGCTTGGCCTTCCCCCATCAGCAGTGAAGCGATCACCGCCGCCATCGTCGGTGTGAGTGATCTCACCGTCGACGGGCCAGACATCTACTGGATCGAGGTGCGCCCCGCCGAGGGTGGCCGTAGCGTCCTGGTGAGACGTGGGGAAGACGGCACCGTCAGCGACGTCACCCCCGCTCCTTTCAACGTCCGCACCCGGGTCCATGAGTACGGTGGCCGCTGCTACGCCGTGCAGGCCAGCACGGTCTACTTCAGTCACTTCGACGACGGCCGCCTCTACCAGCAGGCGTCCGGGGAGACACCCGAACCCATCACGCCGGAGTTGGACGTGCGTTACGCCGACATGGTCCTCGACCTGCCCCGTGGACGGCTCATCGCGGTGCGCGAGGATCACCGCGGCGGCCCGCGTGAACCGCGCAACGAGCTGGTGGCCGTGAAGCTCACCGGGGAGAACCCGGAGGGTGGGGTGGTCCTCGCCACCGGTGCCGACTTCTACGCCTCGCCCCGCCTCAGCCCGGACGAAACCCGACTCGCATGGGTCGAGTGGGACCACCCGAACATGCCGTGGGATGACACTCGCCTGATGCTCGCCGACGTCGCGGAGGACGGGACGTTGCGAGAGGTGCGGCAAGTAGCGGGCGGGCGGGGAGAATCTGCCCTGGAGCCACGCTGGTCCCCCGCTGGGGTACTGCACTTCGTATCCGACCGGACGGGTTGGTGGAACCTGTATCGCCTCGGCACGCAGGTTGAGGCGCTCTACCCCATGGAGGCGGAGTTCAGCGGACCGCACTGGGTCTTCGGGCTCGCGCAGTACACATTCCTGAGCGAGGACCGGCTGATGTGTGCCTACAACCAGGGAGGCCAGAGCCACTTGGCCGTGCTGGACCATGACGGGGAGGGTTGGCAACTCCGCAACCTGGACACGACGTTCACCCTCACGTGGGACCTACAAGCTCAGGGTTCGCGCGTGGTGTGTCTGGCAGGCGCCCCAGATCGTCGCCCGTGCATCGTGCGGTTCTCAGAGGAAGGAGATGTGGAGGTTCTACAGGAATCCGATGCATTCAGGATGAACCCGCAGGACCTGAGCGTGCCTGAAGCCATTACCTTCCCTACTGAGGAGGGCCAGACCGCTCATGCGTTTTTCTACCCGCCAAGGAACGCCCGGGCGCGCGGCCCTCAAGGTGAACGACCGCCCCTGCTGGTAATCAGCCATGGGGGACCGACTGGGGCCACCTTCGCCGTCCTTAACCCCTTCGTGCAGTTCTGGACGACCCGGGGCTTCGCGGTGCTGGACGTGAACTACGGTGGCTCGACTGGGTTCGGCCGGGCGTACCGGGAACGCTTGCGGGGCCAGTGGGGCGTGGTGGACGTGCAGGACTGCGTGAACGCGGCGAGGTTCGTGGCGGAACGCGGCGACGTGGACGCCCAGAGGATGGCGATCACTGGCGGGAGCGCGGGTGGGTACACCGTGCTGTGCGCCCTGACTTTCCACGACGTGTTCACTGCCGGGGCAAGCCACTTCGGACTGAGTGACGTCGAAACCTTCACCCAGGACACGCACAAGTTCGAGAGCCGCTACCTGGATGGCCTGATCGGCCCCTACCCAGAGATGAAAGAGTTGTACCAGGCGCGTTCACCGATTCATTTCACCGAGCAGCTCTCACGCCCAGTGGTGTTCTTCCAGGGGCTGGAGGACAAGGTGGTGCCACCCGATCAGGCCAAGCGGATGTTCGAAGCCGTGCGGTCACGTGGCCTGCCCACCGCCCTAGTGGAATTCGAGGGGGAAGGACACGGGTTCCGGCGGGCGGAGAACATCCAGCGGGCGCTGGAAGGAGAGTTGCAGTTTTACGGCCAGGTATTTGGCTTCACCCCGCCCGGGCTGTCCGCCACACTATCCATCGAGAACGTCAGCGTCTCCTGA
- a CDS encoding GNAT family N-acetyltransferase: MPPACRVLPNPGGPAASTRSPRGSHRGCPHPRRGKFDTRCFVSYRDLGSLTGQALDDLIARTITHYASDQRLTSFEWKTCGHDAPADLPQRLIAHGLQAEEQETVMLGEATHLAVDVALPPGVRLRRIDDQPDPLPDLTRAAAAQERAFGFPFGVRDFVQQLERKRGLIEIWVAEAQDEVVCTGRLEVVPGTEFAGLWGGGTVPEWRGQGIYRALTAARARSALARGVRFLHSDSTEFSRPILQRSGLLPVTTTTPYLWRR; encoded by the coding sequence TTGCCACCTGCTTGCCGGGTCCTTCCCAATCCTGGGGGCCCGGCTGCGTCCACCCGCTCCCCCAGAGGCTCTCACCGCGGCTGCCCGCACCCTCGGCGCGGGAAGTTCGACACGCGCTGCTTCGTCTCGTACCGCGACCTCGGCAGCCTGACCGGCCAGGCCCTCGACGACCTCATCGCGCGCACCATCACGCACTACGCCAGCGACCAGCGCCTCACCTCGTTCGAGTGGAAGACCTGCGGGCACGACGCGCCAGCCGACCTTCCCCAGCGCCTCATCGCACACGGCTTGCAGGCCGAGGAGCAGGAAACGGTGATGCTCGGCGAGGCTACGCACCTCGCCGTAGACGTCGCTCTGCCCCCAGGGGTGCGGCTACGCCGCATCGACGACCAACCCGACCCGCTGCCCGACCTGACCCGGGCGGCGGCGGCGCAGGAGCGCGCCTTCGGCTTCCCGTTCGGAGTGAGGGATTTCGTGCAGCAACTCGAGAGGAAGCGCGGCCTGATCGAGATCTGGGTGGCGGAGGCGCAGGATGAGGTCGTGTGCACCGGGCGGCTGGAGGTGGTGCCGGGGACCGAGTTCGCGGGCCTCTGGGGGGGCGGGACAGTACCCGAGTGGCGGGGCCAGGGCATCTACCGGGCGCTCACGGCCGCACGGGCAAGGTCTGCCCTGGCCCGGGGGGTGCGCTTCTTGCACAGTGACTCGACGGAGTTCTCGCGGCCGATCCTGCAGCGCAGCGGTCTCCTGCCGGTGACGACGACCACGCCCTACCTCTGGAGGCGCTGA
- a CDS encoding xylulokinase, giving the protein MSAVAAVDVGTTSVKGVVLNASGTLLATHEVLIETWQPAPGHVEQDPITWWTALVDLCAAWRSQGVPLETLSALSLSGQMQDVALTRSGVSSHPALLYSDSRAAMEAAEVVALLGVDPAVATGNPYGATSVLPKLRWLARHAPGVLEGRPHLHVGAAGVLIERLCGVHVTDHTTAATTGFYDLQRAAWRDEWLGPLGLDVQLPQLRWPHELAGQVSAEASASTGLPEGLPVLTGLGDAGATTLGAGVSSEGERYVYLGTSGWVGAVQRRQPTLAGEGLFRLPLRDPDEVLAVAPLSNVGSAHQWAAQTFAGGDYVALEVLVAGAEPAALLCLPYLAGERSPVSDPHARGVFVGVEAHSGPGELARAVLEGVAYALKATGETLGANRAPESGAVPLLGGGTRSAAWCQILADILGSPVRVPPDAALLPVLGSAYTAFAFLGWTPSFAAYRAQVLESRAGTCYTPDPARAARYAAGYARWMELYPAVRSLFAR; this is encoded by the coding sequence ATGAGCGCTGTCGCCGCGGTGGATGTCGGCACTACGAGCGTCAAGGGGGTCGTCCTGAACGCCAGTGGGACGCTGCTCGCCACACACGAGGTGTTGATCGAGACCTGGCAACCCGCTCCCGGGCACGTCGAGCAAGACCCCATCACCTGGTGGACAGCCCTGGTGGACCTGTGCGCCGCGTGGCGCTCTCAGGGTGTGCCCCTGGAGACCCTGAGCGCCCTGAGTCTGAGCGGTCAGATGCAGGATGTCGCGCTCACCCGCTCGGGGGTCAGCTCCCACCCGGCCCTGCTGTACTCCGACAGTCGGGCGGCGATGGAAGCGGCCGAGGTCGTCGCCCTGCTTGGGGTGGACCCTGCCGTAGCTACTGGCAATCCATACGGCGCCACGTCCGTGTTGCCCAAGCTGCGTTGGCTCGCGCGCCACGCCCCGGGTGTGCTGGAGGGCCGCCCGCATCTCCACGTCGGGGCAGCGGGTGTGCTGATCGAGCGCCTGTGCGGCGTCCATGTCACCGATCACACCACGGCGGCGACCACAGGGTTCTACGACCTCCAGCGCGCCGCGTGGCGAGACGAATGGCTCGGTCCCCTCGGGCTCGACGTACAGCTGCCGCAGTTGCGCTGGCCGCACGAGCTGGCGGGGCAGGTGAGTGCGGAGGCTTCGGCCTCGACCGGCCTACCCGAGGGGTTGCCGGTCCTCACTGGGCTGGGCGACGCCGGGGCCACCACCCTGGGAGCGGGCGTATCAAGTGAGGGTGAGCGATACGTGTACCTGGGCACCAGTGGTTGGGTCGGGGCCGTGCAGCGCCGTCAGCCCACGCTGGCCGGTGAGGGCTTGTTTCGCCTGCCCCTTCGCGACCCGGACGAGGTGCTGGCGGTGGCACCGCTCAGCAACGTGGGTTCCGCGCACCAATGGGCAGCGCAGACTTTCGCGGGCGGTGACTACGTGGCCCTCGAGGTACTGGTAGCCGGGGCGGAGCCAGCCGCGCTGCTGTGTCTGCCCTACCTGGCGGGCGAGCGCTCTCCGGTGAGCGACCCCCATGCCCGGGGCGTGTTTGTGGGGGTAGAGGCGCACAGCGGGCCAGGGGAGCTGGCCCGCGCGGTCCTCGAGGGCGTGGCGTACGCCCTCAAAGCCACGGGTGAAACGCTCGGCGCGAATCGCGCCCCAGAGAGCGGCGCGGTGCCGCTCCTGGGCGGGGGCACCCGCAGCGCTGCGTGGTGCCAGATCCTGGCCGATATCCTGGGCTCGCCCGTCAGGGTGCCCCCCGACGCTGCTCTGTTGCCAGTCCTGGGGAGTGCCTACACGGCTTTTGCCTTCCTGGGCTGGACGCCGTCGTTCGCCGCCTACCGCGCGCAGGTGCTGGAGTCTCGCGCGGGGACCTGTTACACGCCCGACCCAGCTCGCGCCGCACGTTACGCTGCCGGATACGCCCGCTGGATGGAGTTGTACCCGGCGGTGCGTTCCCTGTTCGCACGCTGA
- a CDS encoding diguanylate cyclase translates to MTADRSAPPATTAPRPGLLARDGKLGDLDAMNGRARFLVKDDPKAAAKEAALIIRAAEDLADVSSQAFALHTQALSQMELGDLERARTLSQLAAQRYREVNNPSGYSEVQLLTAKLALSMNHSEEALHCCDDVVEVSTPLEPSVTLAEALLTRAMVLFRQGRHADATSSLQHSGEVRLLLGDKAGHAKCLNNTGLIQEAAGEYAQALNSFMRCLEFLRTNGLRMDGLLSACLVNVGKVYRELGDTDNALESLLRGVEIAEQAHQAGMYVSLAAGISEIGLIYRERGQLEKALEAFTRALRVARSEGMRLEKRAQSGGTLHEEAELLDNIGWAYVLMGNTEQGDQALQEALNLSLAAEDKRSQANILTHRGSLLGANGEHSQAIPLLQQALNLTELNGMKRESLDAREELARALLAAGRSAEAAAHLLQVTIGQRELFRVDNERKLRNLTGQLELEKARYQTDVYRQLNELSSKARREAEQEVQARTAELEMAQLEIINRLSVAAEYRDDRTGMHAHRVGNIAALLAEALGLPDQQVELIRLAGRLHDVGKIGVPDAILLKSGRYTPEEFEIMKHHTTIGARLLRGGRSELMQLAEQIALTHHERWDGQGYPNGLSGEDIPLVGRLVSVADVWDALTTERPYKTAWSPEEALAELQAQAGRQFDPAIVEAFLQMAATGQLSAPGGGAELEQQVPDGSPLRAANSAPNAEHAVVHLPAGLRASEAVIQRIESLLEDAWQKRDLGQDALILPSQQALALARQHGYTRGIGFAYRNLAVAHLSQDELREALSLLTQAAVIAEQLQDLLLRQECAAYLGTVYHRLQGGERALEYALLSLRLSRELHDPAAEARALHALGEVYRSLEGQQDKALEVITAASALYEGLTVPHGVAACAVSLAEIQFERGQNATAADQGRRAMAVAEESDDLALQIQALTVTARALSALEHWSEAKALLQAAWDKVGPVSAQMVRLAAWTALHFSCGLLDHGEDEEGEPLLERTLQLAGREVKRVAEQAHWRAAQLYRARGHPERAFQHMEAAHALDRDIAQEEKAQQAVIHAIESQADRARMEIRSYRARTLELTNANAALEKANLEKSALLTALQEQANLLERQLREDGLTGVFNRRHIEELLSLEFSKARQMRKPLSIVMIDLDHFKRVNDAFSHQVGDEVLRRAAKLFKGACRPYDLIGRYGGEEFLVVLPGTAVEQAVLIAERLRQVVEQYPWQEIHPRLRVTLSLGVCAQTDVKNHERMLSLADEKLYEVKNGGRNRVSY, encoded by the coding sequence ATGACGGCAGATCGTTCCGCCCCTCCGGCCACAACCGCTCCACGCCCGGGACTTCTTGCGCGCGACGGCAAATTGGGCGACCTGGACGCGATGAACGGGCGAGCCCGTTTCCTGGTGAAGGACGACCCCAAAGCAGCAGCGAAGGAAGCGGCGCTGATCATTCGGGCTGCGGAAGACCTGGCCGACGTGTCGAGTCAAGCCTTCGCCCTCCACACCCAGGCTTTGAGTCAGATGGAACTCGGTGACCTGGAGCGGGCGCGGACACTCAGTCAGCTGGCCGCGCAACGGTACCGGGAGGTCAACAATCCCAGTGGATACTCGGAAGTGCAATTGCTGACGGCCAAGCTGGCCCTCAGCATGAACCACTCGGAAGAGGCTCTGCACTGTTGCGATGACGTCGTCGAAGTCTCCACCCCCCTGGAGCCGTCGGTCACTCTCGCCGAAGCCCTGCTCACCCGGGCCATGGTGCTCTTCCGGCAAGGTCGCCATGCGGACGCCACGTCAAGCTTGCAGCACAGCGGTGAGGTCCGCCTGCTCCTGGGGGATAAGGCTGGGCACGCCAAGTGCCTGAACAACACGGGCCTCATCCAGGAAGCCGCCGGGGAGTACGCCCAGGCGCTCAACAGCTTCATGCGGTGTCTGGAGTTTCTCCGCACGAACGGCCTCCGGATGGACGGGCTCCTCAGCGCCTGCCTCGTCAACGTCGGCAAGGTGTACCGCGAACTCGGTGACACCGATAACGCCCTCGAATCACTCCTCCGCGGCGTTGAGATTGCGGAACAGGCCCACCAAGCAGGAATGTACGTCAGCCTCGCTGCAGGAATCTCCGAGATCGGCTTGATCTACCGCGAGCGTGGACAACTCGAAAAAGCCCTCGAGGCTTTTACGCGGGCCCTCCGCGTCGCTCGCAGCGAGGGGATGCGCCTTGAGAAAAGGGCGCAGAGTGGCGGGACCCTTCACGAGGAAGCAGAACTACTCGACAACATCGGCTGGGCCTACGTGCTGATGGGGAACACGGAGCAAGGTGATCAAGCGCTCCAGGAAGCTCTGAACCTTTCCTTGGCCGCGGAGGACAAGCGCAGCCAGGCCAACATTCTGACCCACCGCGGTTCGCTGCTGGGCGCGAACGGGGAGCACAGCCAAGCGATCCCCTTGTTGCAGCAGGCACTCAACCTCACCGAATTGAACGGGATGAAGCGGGAGTCCCTCGACGCGCGCGAGGAGCTCGCCCGCGCCCTGCTGGCCGCCGGGCGATCTGCCGAGGCGGCAGCGCACCTCCTGCAAGTCACCATCGGGCAAAGGGAACTCTTCCGGGTCGACAACGAACGGAAACTCCGCAACCTGACCGGACAGCTTGAACTGGAAAAGGCCCGGTACCAGACGGACGTCTACCGCCAACTCAACGAGCTGTCGTCGAAAGCCAGGCGGGAAGCAGAGCAGGAGGTCCAAGCGCGCACCGCTGAACTGGAGATGGCGCAACTGGAAATCATCAACCGCCTCAGTGTGGCCGCGGAGTACCGGGATGACCGAACGGGCATGCACGCGCACCGGGTCGGGAACATCGCCGCCCTCCTCGCCGAGGCGCTCGGTCTTCCCGATCAGCAGGTCGAATTGATCCGGCTGGCCGGAAGACTGCATGACGTCGGGAAGATCGGAGTCCCCGACGCGATCCTCCTCAAGTCGGGCAGGTACACGCCGGAGGAGTTCGAGATCATGAAGCACCACACGACCATCGGGGCACGCCTGCTGCGGGGCGGCCGTTCCGAACTGATGCAACTCGCCGAGCAGATTGCCCTGACGCACCACGAACGCTGGGACGGTCAAGGGTACCCGAATGGCCTCTCCGGTGAGGACATTCCCCTGGTGGGACGCCTCGTGTCGGTGGCGGACGTCTGGGACGCGTTGACGACCGAGCGGCCTTACAAGACCGCGTGGTCCCCCGAGGAGGCCCTGGCAGAGCTCCAGGCTCAGGCGGGCCGACAGTTCGACCCGGCCATCGTGGAGGCATTTCTTCAGATGGCCGCGACCGGGCAGCTGAGCGCTCCGGGTGGGGGGGCGGAACTGGAACAGCAGGTCCCGGATGGAAGTCCCCTGCGGGCGGCGAACAGCGCTCCAAACGCGGAGCACGCGGTGGTCCACCTCCCAGCCGGGCTTCGCGCCTCTGAGGCCGTCATTCAACGCATTGAGTCACTTCTTGAGGACGCGTGGCAGAAGCGCGACCTGGGACAGGACGCCCTGATCCTGCCCAGCCAGCAAGCCCTCGCGCTTGCCCGGCAGCACGGGTACACCCGGGGCATCGGGTTCGCGTACCGCAATCTCGCCGTAGCGCACTTGAGCCAGGACGAACTGCGTGAAGCGTTGAGTCTCCTCACGCAGGCCGCCGTGATCGCGGAACAACTCCAGGACCTCCTGCTCCGGCAGGAATGCGCCGCCTATCTCGGCACGGTGTACCACCGTTTGCAGGGCGGGGAGCGCGCCTTGGAGTACGCCCTGCTCAGCCTCAGACTGTCCAGGGAACTGCACGACCCAGCCGCGGAAGCCCGGGCGCTGCATGCTCTGGGTGAGGTCTACAGGTCTCTTGAAGGGCAGCAGGACAAAGCCCTGGAGGTGATCACGGCGGCCTCGGCCCTCTATGAAGGCCTGACCGTTCCGCATGGGGTCGCCGCCTGTGCGGTCAGCCTGGCCGAAATCCAATTCGAACGGGGGCAGAACGCGACCGCCGCTGACCAAGGACGCCGTGCGATGGCGGTCGCGGAGGAAAGTGACGATCTCGCCTTGCAGATCCAGGCCTTGACGGTCACCGCGCGCGCTCTCAGCGCCCTAGAGCATTGGAGCGAGGCGAAAGCGCTCCTTCAGGCAGCCTGGGACAAGGTAGGCCCCGTGTCCGCGCAGATGGTCAGGTTAGCTGCCTGGACGGCCCTTCACTTCAGTTGTGGGTTGCTGGATCACGGTGAGGACGAGGAGGGCGAGCCGCTGCTTGAACGGACCTTGCAGCTGGCGGGCAGGGAGGTCAAGCGAGTTGCCGAGCAGGCGCACTGGCGTGCGGCCCAGCTGTACCGAGCGCGGGGTCACCCGGAGAGAGCGTTCCAGCATATGGAGGCGGCTCATGCCCTGGACCGCGACATTGCTCAGGAGGAGAAGGCCCAGCAGGCCGTTATCCATGCCATCGAGAGCCAAGCGGACCGTGCACGTATGGAGATTCGTTCGTACCGGGCCCGCACCCTGGAATTGACAAACGCGAATGCAGCCCTCGAAAAGGCCAACCTGGAGAAGAGCGCGCTCCTGACCGCGCTGCAAGAGCAAGCCAACTTGCTTGAGCGGCAGTTGCGTGAGGACGGCCTGACGGGCGTGTTCAACCGGAGGCACATTGAGGAGCTGCTGTCTTTGGAGTTCTCGAAGGCCCGACAGATGCGTAAGCCTCTATCGATCGTGATGATCGACCTCGATCATTTCAAGCGGGTGAACGACGCTTTCTCGCACCAGGTGGGGGATGAGGTGTTGCGCCGGGCTGCGAAGCTGTTCAAAGGAGCATGCCGCCCGTACGACTTGATTGGCCGTTACGGCGGGGAGGAGTTCCTGGTGGTGCTTCCCGGCACAGCCGTCGAACAGGCGGTGCTGATTGCTGAGCGCCTGCGGCAGGTGGTCGAGCAGTACCCCTGGCAGGAGATTCACCCCAGGCTCCGGGTCACGCTCTCGCTCGGGGTGTGCGCCCAGACGGACGTCAAGAACCACGAGCGGATGCTGTCCCTTGCCGATGAGAAGCTGTATGAGGTGAAAAACGGGGGGAGGAACCGCGTCTCTTACTGA